The Vibrio chagasii genome includes a region encoding these proteins:
- a CDS encoding EAL and HDOD domain-containing protein: MTATYVARQPILNRKRNTLGYELLFRDGEKNAYPAHIESNRATYRLIVENFLSVGLNPSIPSSRCFINFPYQSLIRRLPLSLPKDKVVVEILETCKPTDELLEAVKDLYQAGYMIALDDFTSTPEWERFLKYTHIVKLDIMQMGLDEACDLVRAHQGKKFSFLAERVETEQEFQQAKEAGFKFFQGYFFNKPEIIKSKYISPEQVIAMELFQEVCKPDVDFQRVESIVAKDVALSYKLLRFVNTMSPRLEVTISSFRQALVYLGQEKLKMFVSLAVASYVSDKKPKELYGLSLQRAQFCQRMSRYQAFEGYREQAFMIGLFSLLDALLDLSLENLVEQLPLCKSIKVALLRREGPYGTLLALEESFEHADWQQIDEHCADLGLSVDQVKTELTEARRWSHRVTNKL; this comes from the coding sequence ATGACCGCTACATACGTTGCTCGACAACCTATCTTAAATCGCAAGAGGAATACACTTGGCTATGAGTTGTTATTTCGCGATGGCGAAAAGAATGCGTACCCAGCGCATATTGAGTCTAATCGAGCAACGTATCGTCTGATTGTTGAGAACTTCTTGTCTGTGGGTCTTAACCCTTCCATTCCATCTTCACGCTGCTTTATTAACTTTCCTTATCAAAGTTTGATTCGTCGACTGCCCTTAAGTTTGCCGAAAGATAAAGTGGTGGTAGAGATTCTGGAAACCTGCAAACCGACAGATGAATTGTTGGAAGCGGTTAAAGACCTTTACCAAGCGGGTTATATGATCGCCTTAGATGATTTTACTTCGACCCCAGAATGGGAACGTTTCCTTAAATACACGCATATCGTAAAGCTCGATATCATGCAGATGGGTTTGGATGAAGCGTGTGATTTGGTTAGGGCACACCAAGGGAAGAAGTTTAGCTTTTTGGCGGAGCGTGTTGAGACCGAGCAAGAATTCCAGCAAGCCAAAGAAGCTGGCTTTAAGTTTTTCCAAGGCTACTTTTTCAATAAACCGGAAATCATCAAGAGTAAGTATATTAGCCCTGAGCAAGTGATTGCTATGGAGCTGTTCCAAGAAGTGTGTAAGCCCGATGTGGACTTTCAACGTGTCGAAAGCATTGTTGCGAAAGATGTGGCGCTCTCATACAAGCTGCTGCGGTTTGTGAATACTATGTCGCCGCGCCTCGAAGTGACCATCTCTTCTTTTCGTCAGGCTTTGGTGTATCTAGGGCAAGAGAAACTGAAAATGTTTGTTTCGTTAGCCGTAGCCTCTTATGTCTCTGATAAAAAGCCGAAAGAGCTGTATGGACTGTCCCTACAGCGTGCCCAGTTTTGTCAGCGTATGTCTCGCTATCAGGCATTTGAAGGGTATAGAGAGCAGGCCTTTATGATTGGCTTATTCTCCTTGTTAGATGCGCTGTTGGATTTGTCGTTAGAGAACTTAGTCGAGCAGTTGCCTCTGTGTAAAAGTATCAAGGTTGCTCTATTACGTAGGGAAGGCCCTTACGGTACTTTGCTTGCCCTTGAAGAGAGCTTTGAGCATGCGGATTGGCAGCAGATTGATGAGCACTGCGCTGACTTAGGGCTTAGCGTGGATCAGGTGAAAACTGAACTTACAGAAGCGCGTCGCTGGAGTCACAGAGTGACCAATAAGCTATAG
- a CDS encoding COG3650 family protein produces the protein MKVMKNPVTWLAAFALQGCVTAPETPQQPEVPPATLDEPLSVQPQTFIMRGQVVVGHASRTFTPCGSQQQYWLDMSPELALEAQGLAARPYQALYGELIGHLTVPSQTGYNADFTARFVVDQVNILTAENPERCDQPLRSTRVFGNEPFWSATFDKDQMTYTKIGEAPQALNIESSRTTPSSRDYQLEGKATQGELNLKKESCSDGMSDSIYGWEAKLNLNESNYTGCATVSNQDPTLDWSGTYFASSTQNSGFSINLELNDDHSAVTTYSYSNGDPSIVEQGFWQQLNQNQVQVVMTRHQQQYLISERIFTLDNGKLVAKKEKVGNIVYPIANGGLVLFEAKPVQAQTNAVDLKAKQVNSSDQFDPKVDQAIREYFKINNSSPDDTKYRWLTYDLNGDGKEELFAQLDWCGSGGCTLLIFENHQDKWRFNSRVTLVKGDIRVGKSKNHGWHDLIFNVSGGGAIAAKHALSYTGVSYPLNPSVAPVADDADISDVVLFANDISPVQSGVKL, from the coding sequence ATGAAGGTAATGAAAAACCCAGTGACATGGCTAGCCGCATTCGCGCTACAAGGCTGTGTAACCGCTCCAGAAACACCGCAACAACCTGAAGTTCCACCAGCAACCTTGGATGAACCTCTGAGCGTTCAACCACAAACCTTCATCATGCGCGGTCAAGTTGTGGTAGGCCATGCAAGCCGCACGTTTACCCCTTGTGGTAGCCAACAACAATACTGGTTAGATATGTCCCCTGAACTAGCGCTAGAGGCACAAGGGTTAGCTGCCAGACCTTATCAAGCTCTGTATGGTGAACTGATTGGCCACCTTACCGTACCTAGCCAAACCGGCTACAACGCTGATTTCACAGCACGCTTCGTGGTTGATCAAGTCAATATCTTAACGGCAGAAAACCCTGAACGCTGCGACCAACCACTGCGCTCCACACGAGTCTTCGGCAATGAACCATTCTGGTCCGCCACCTTTGATAAAGACCAGATGACTTATACCAAAATAGGCGAAGCACCTCAGGCTCTCAACATCGAATCAAGCCGCACCACGCCAAGCAGTCGTGATTACCAACTAGAAGGTAAAGCAACACAAGGCGAGCTCAATCTGAAGAAAGAGAGCTGCAGCGACGGCATGAGTGACTCTATCTATGGCTGGGAAGCAAAACTCAACCTCAATGAAAGCAACTACACGGGCTGTGCTACGGTTTCAAACCAAGATCCTACACTGGACTGGAGTGGTACCTATTTCGCTAGCTCAACGCAGAACTCAGGGTTCTCTATTAACCTTGAGCTCAACGATGACCATAGCGCAGTAACAACCTACTCTTACAGCAACGGTGATCCTTCTATTGTTGAGCAAGGCTTCTGGCAGCAACTCAACCAAAACCAAGTTCAGGTCGTCATGACTCGCCACCAACAGCAATATCTGATATCCGAGCGTATCTTCACTCTCGATAACGGTAAGTTGGTCGCAAAGAAAGAAAAGGTCGGCAATATCGTTTACCCGATTGCCAACGGTGGTCTAGTACTATTCGAAGCAAAGCCTGTACAAGCACAAACCAACGCGGTTGATCTAAAGGCGAAGCAAGTGAACTCCAGTGATCAATTTGATCCAAAAGTAGACCAAGCGATCCGCGAATATTTTAAGATCAACAACAGCTCGCCTGATGATACTAAATACCGCTGGCTCACCTACGACCTCAACGGTGACGGTAAAGAAGAGCTGTTCGCCCAGCTCGATTGGTGTGGCTCAGGTGGTTGTACACTGCTGATTTTCGAGAACCATCAAGACAAGTGGCGCTTCAATAGCCGAGTCACATTAGTAAAAGGCGATATACGTGTGGGTAAGTCTAAAAATCACGGTTGGCACGATCTGATCTTCAATGTCAGCGGCGGGGGTGCAATAGCGGCCAAACACGCACTCTCATATACGGGTGTCAGCTACCCACTCAACCCAAGTGTGGCACCGGTAGCCGATGATGCTGATATCAGCGATGTGGTTTTGTTTGCTAACGACATCTCACCAGTACAAAGCGGAGTTAAGCTATAA
- the xerC gene encoding tyrosine recombinase XerC has product MSLEPKTPLPNSLQKPLSRFYEYLRSEKGLSLHTQRNYKQQLETMAEHLVTLGLKDWRQVDAAWVRQLASKGMRDGMKASSIATRLSSLRSFFDFLVLRGEITANPAKGVSAPRKQRPLPKNLDVDEVGQLLDVNEDDPLSIRDRAMMEVMYGAGLRLAELVGINLKDVLSRQGEIRVIGKGDKERKAPFSGLAKEWVDKWLRVRGELASPGEDALFVSKLGTRISHRSVQKRMEEWGKKQSVASHISPHKLRHSFATHVLESSQNLRAVQELLGHENISTTQVYTHLDFQHLAQAYDQAHPRARKKNKD; this is encoded by the coding sequence ATGAGCCTAGAGCCCAAAACACCTCTTCCTAATAGCCTTCAAAAGCCTCTTTCTCGCTTCTATGAATATCTCAGAAGCGAGAAGGGACTCAGCCTACACACCCAGCGAAACTACAAACAACAACTTGAAACCATGGCTGAACACTTAGTCACACTGGGGCTAAAGGATTGGCGCCAAGTCGATGCGGCTTGGGTAAGGCAACTTGCCAGCAAAGGCATGCGTGACGGAATGAAGGCAAGCAGTATTGCGACTCGCTTATCGTCACTGCGTAGCTTCTTTGATTTTCTTGTCTTACGTGGCGAAATCACTGCAAACCCTGCAAAAGGGGTCTCTGCACCTCGTAAGCAGCGCCCGTTACCAAAAAACCTCGATGTAGATGAAGTCGGTCAGTTGCTTGACGTGAATGAAGACGATCCGCTGTCGATTCGTGATCGAGCGATGATGGAGGTGATGTACGGTGCTGGTTTGCGTCTTGCTGAACTGGTTGGTATCAACCTCAAAGACGTGCTGAGCCGCCAAGGAGAAATCCGAGTGATCGGTAAAGGTGACAAGGAGCGCAAGGCGCCATTTTCGGGCTTAGCCAAAGAGTGGGTCGATAAGTGGCTGCGAGTCCGCGGTGAATTGGCTTCTCCAGGAGAGGATGCGCTGTTTGTTTCCAAGCTGGGAACACGCATCTCACACCGCAGTGTGCAAAAACGTATGGAAGAGTGGGGCAAGAAGCAATCTGTAGCGAGCCATATTAGCCCGCACAAACTGCGTCACTCCTTTGCAACGCATGTCCTCGAGTCGAGCCAAAACCTTCGTGCGGTCCAAGAGTTATTGGGTCATGAAAACATCTCGACCACCCAAGTGTACACTCACTTAGATTTCCAGCATCTAGCACAAGCATACGATCAGGCTCACCCAAGAGCCCGTAAGAAAAATAAAGACTAA
- a CDS encoding alpha/beta fold hydrolase has product MENHSETAFPYTQEPQFDHAIKHPINALWQQRKEGYLTSSGKKKLYWCSLTSEKHSKAIVISNGRIECCQKYQEIFYDFYQQGYDVYSFDHQGQGQSERMVADSDIGHIHEFDDYASDMSDMIASFDLSKYAKRYLLAHSMGSTIATRYLQTHPDHPFDKVTLCAPMFGINTEWYLKPIAMIIGQVLTAYHAKPVYAPGQQAYYSKPFENNLLSQSKVRYQWFRRLYEENPSLQVGGASTRWVWQGLMAAKQSIQQTRQIKIPLLLIQAGEEKIVSNDAQVKFINKLKKTNPDCHFKVIEGSRHEVLFEQDKYRNQTLDAINQFFV; this is encoded by the coding sequence ATGGAAAACCACAGCGAAACCGCCTTCCCTTACACTCAAGAACCTCAGTTCGATCATGCGATTAAACACCCGATCAACGCTCTTTGGCAACAAAGAAAAGAGGGGTATTTAACATCGTCTGGTAAAAAGAAACTGTACTGGTGCAGCCTCACCTCAGAGAAGCACAGCAAAGCTATTGTGATTTCAAATGGCCGTATCGAATGCTGCCAAAAATACCAAGAAATCTTTTATGATTTTTATCAACAAGGCTACGACGTTTATTCATTTGACCATCAAGGTCAAGGCCAGTCGGAACGTATGGTAGCAGACTCTGACATTGGTCACATTCATGAGTTTGATGATTATGCATCTGATATGTCTGACATGATTGCCAGCTTTGACCTCAGCAAGTATGCCAAGCGATACCTGTTAGCCCACTCAATGGGGAGCACTATCGCGACACGCTACCTACAAACCCATCCAGACCACCCATTTGATAAGGTCACCTTGTGCGCCCCAATGTTTGGTATCAACACCGAGTGGTACTTAAAGCCTATCGCGATGATTATTGGGCAAGTGCTTACCGCGTATCACGCCAAACCGGTTTACGCGCCAGGTCAGCAGGCCTATTACTCGAAACCTTTCGAGAATAACCTCCTGAGCCAAAGCAAGGTTCGTTATCAGTGGTTCCGTCGACTTTACGAAGAGAACCCTTCACTGCAAGTCGGTGGCGCTAGCACTCGCTGGGTATGGCAAGGGTTAATGGCAGCCAAGCAGTCAATCCAACAGACTCGTCAAATCAAGATCCCTCTATTACTGATTCAAGCTGGTGAAGAGAAGATTGTGAGTAACGATGCTCAGGTGAAATTCATCAATAAGCTGAAGAAAACCAACCCGGATTGCCACTTTAAAGTTATTGAAGGCTCAAGGCATGAAGTGTTGTTTGAGCAAGACAAATACCGTAATCAAACACTGGATGCCATTAATCAGTTCTTTGTTTAG
- the yigB gene encoding 5-amino-6-(5-phospho-D-ribitylamino)uracil phosphatase YigB: MRIYRGLQPVKAMTFDLDDTLYDNWPVIVKVEKEMAQWLFQEHPVSASLSLDEWQAVKQRVALENPELKHDVTLWRETQIKTGLLQLGYSLQQAEQAARDGIEHALWLRNQVDVPQETHRVMAELAERIPLVAITNGNVDPHKIGLGQYFQLILKAGPDGRAKPYPDMFEKAQQHLGFDASNILHVGDHLRTDVYGAKKNGFQACWFNDTGSNLYLSSKASVLPDVEIEQLSDLMRLI, from the coding sequence ATGCGAATTTACCGAGGGTTACAGCCTGTCAAAGCCATGACCTTTGATTTGGATGACACTCTATATGACAACTGGCCTGTGATCGTGAAGGTTGAGAAAGAGATGGCGCAGTGGCTTTTTCAAGAGCACCCTGTGTCTGCTTCTTTGTCGCTGGATGAGTGGCAAGCTGTAAAACAACGAGTCGCATTGGAAAACCCTGAGCTAAAGCATGACGTCACCTTGTGGCGTGAAACCCAAATTAAGACAGGTTTACTGCAGTTGGGTTACTCTCTGCAGCAAGCGGAACAGGCTGCTCGTGATGGTATCGAACATGCCTTATGGCTACGCAACCAAGTCGACGTTCCTCAAGAAACCCACCGTGTGATGGCGGAACTTGCCGAGCGTATTCCTTTGGTTGCGATAACCAATGGTAACGTTGATCCCCACAAAATTGGCCTTGGGCAATATTTCCAACTCATTCTTAAAGCGGGACCAGACGGCAGAGCCAAACCCTACCCAGACATGTTTGAGAAAGCACAACAGCATTTAGGCTTTGATGCTAGCAATATCCTTCATGTGGGTGATCATTTGAGGACGGATGTCTATGGAGCCAAGAAAAATGGCTTCCAAGCATGCTGGTTTAATGACACTGGTTCCAATTTATACCTATCTTCGAAGGCGAGTGTGCTTCCTGATGTTGAAATAGAACAGCTCAGCGATCTTATGCGACTAATTTAA
- a CDS encoding tRNA-uridine aminocarboxypropyltransferase: protein MSDQQACSGCGFTHQCICHRIPNTESQTQLVLLTHENELTRDTNTGKLLQQSLKQCQSFVWQRKTPPAELLALLNDETHQPLLLFPSDESIECQQAVSDTASERMPLFIILDGTWQEAKKMLNKSPWLQTIPQVHLDVTSESSYTLRRNQDNGHLCTCEVGIELLKALGEAQPAKQIEDYYQHYLKVFQADKSGHALR from the coding sequence ATGAGCGATCAGCAAGCTTGCAGTGGGTGTGGTTTCACTCATCAATGTATTTGTCATCGAATACCGAATACTGAAAGCCAAACCCAGTTAGTGTTACTCACTCATGAGAATGAACTAACACGAGACACCAATACCGGAAAGCTACTGCAACAGTCACTCAAGCAGTGTCAGTCTTTTGTTTGGCAGCGCAAGACGCCTCCAGCCGAACTACTGGCTTTACTTAATGATGAAACTCATCAGCCTTTGCTGTTGTTTCCAAGTGATGAAAGCATTGAATGCCAGCAAGCGGTTTCGGATACAGCGAGTGAACGAATGCCGTTATTCATCATCTTGGATGGCACGTGGCAAGAAGCAAAAAAAATGCTCAACAAAAGCCCTTGGCTACAGACGATTCCTCAAGTGCACCTCGATGTAACCAGTGAATCTTCATATACGTTGCGCCGCAATCAAGACAATGGACACTTATGTACCTGTGAGGTTGGTATTGAGCTACTTAAGGCATTAGGTGAAGCTCAACCAGCAAAGCAGATAGAGGATTACTATCAGCACTATCTCAAAGTATTCCAAGCAGACAAAAGTGGACACGCTCTCAGATAG
- the rhtB gene encoding homoserine/homoserine lactone efflux protein — translation MDTHVWLAYVVTAILFSLAPGSGTVNSISNGLSYGTRKSLASIVGLQFGLTFHIVLVGAGIGALVAKSALAFTIIKWVGVVYLVWLGIQKWRDSSSLVASEESSALSSGKLLRNAVLINLTNPKSIVFLVALFPQFIDPTQPQAPQLLVLGVTTVFIDSVVMLGYTSLASQMGRFIRSDRIMGKINKIFGGMFMGCGALLAAAKA, via the coding sequence ATGGATACTCATGTTTGGCTTGCTTATGTTGTCACAGCGATTTTGTTTAGCTTGGCTCCGGGCTCGGGTACCGTAAATTCAATCAGCAATGGGTTAAGCTATGGCACTCGAAAGTCATTGGCATCAATCGTCGGTTTACAGTTTGGTCTTACGTTTCACATTGTGTTGGTGGGCGCGGGTATCGGCGCGCTCGTTGCTAAGTCTGCATTGGCGTTCACCATCATTAAATGGGTCGGTGTGGTTTACTTAGTTTGGTTAGGTATTCAAAAGTGGCGTGATAGCTCGAGCCTAGTGGCATCTGAAGAGAGCTCTGCTCTGTCGAGTGGCAAACTGCTGAGAAACGCTGTGCTTATCAACCTAACGAATCCGAAATCCATCGTGTTTTTGGTGGCTCTGTTTCCTCAATTTATTGACCCTACACAACCTCAAGCACCGCAGTTATTAGTGCTAGGTGTGACGACAGTATTCATTGATAGCGTTGTTATGCTGGGTTACACCTCATTAGCGTCACAAATGGGACGTTTTATTCGCTCTGATCGCATAATGGGTAAGATAAATAAAATATTTGGTGGTATGTTCATGGGCTGCGGTGCTTTGCTAGCTGCCGCGAAAGCTTAG
- a CDS encoding EVE domain-containing protein, giving the protein MAYWLFKTEPDTFSIQTLRVQKTSCWEGVRNYQARNMMRDEVKLGDLVMIYHSSCKKVGVAGIAKVTREAYPDHFQFDPESDYYDPKSSPDNPRWIMVDVEFVRVTERLIPLATLKAMPELSEMPLVKRGNRLSIMPVTEQEWQAILSKEVLGSR; this is encoded by the coding sequence ATGGCATATTGGTTATTTAAAACAGAACCCGACACTTTTTCTATTCAGACACTAAGAGTACAAAAAACCTCTTGTTGGGAGGGAGTTCGTAACTATCAAGCTCGAAACATGATGCGTGATGAGGTCAAGCTTGGCGACCTAGTGATGATATACCACTCATCATGTAAAAAAGTGGGCGTAGCGGGGATCGCAAAAGTAACCAGAGAAGCCTACCCAGACCATTTTCAATTCGATCCCGAGAGTGATTACTACGACCCTAAATCTTCACCCGATAACCCGCGCTGGATAATGGTTGATGTCGAGTTTGTTCGAGTTACTGAACGCTTGATCCCATTAGCGACCCTTAAAGCCATGCCTGAATTATCTGAAATGCCTTTGGTGAAGCGCGGCAATCGTTTATCGATCATGCCTGTGACGGAACAAGAGTGGCAGGCGATCTTAAGCAAAGAAGTGCTCGGTTCTCGTTAG
- a CDS encoding bifunctional diguanylate cyclase/phosphodiesterase: MQTYTFLANTEEQLESQFAQREWCDSKQYLVQLFSTQSPDVARQLANVALNRLSHATLIGQSARHVICDNCLESTCTLVIVSEFNETRLISAVQPFTGNPNQDSQDLVSQLDLSEDTKTVISLCDQVEGRDYPIYGAFENHSYALPVAGGLCQENEFGRWVMHNEQTYQHACVAVALTNSNLKVWSDAYSEWNPIGMKLRVTHAIGNRLYALNDKPAIEVFKHYLADGKDLPFSQLMSFPLYRELGRKKGISTPLRINDDGSIEFDSPWQIGEEAQFCYNHPSLTAEKVRHGAEMLAMHQPESVIIYNCVSRLEFIDSKLELKPFEGIVNACGAYCMGELYRTEERQDILHHSLTYIAMRESDEINEFHADEFKCGSTVSPLLNLVRNAVADLDSMNTQMEKKLHQQARRLTESYRIDSLTGLPNRIVLKERLNTILFTEHLLTLKLTNFHQVNDKYGYQVGDQLLLDLSNHLVERLQLRVVKRSKIKVELFSIGVGEWAIIFNTSAIGARIKERFVEFADEVERVNFEPYGLTDIDYLSVSLCGGFASRCDFLTDNSDEILLKAIEARRYGVRNNTHITNAKDIQVSEEERKERIGWLSCVSRAILDQNIITYSQPIVEARTHELIGQECLVRIMEADGTIVPPGKFLPMIADTHLYTRLSRHMIKNTIGYMADKQSPFSINLSPQDLLSDKTLEVLETAISGMNDPTRLGLEVLESEQIKDYGRMIEVCDHFRSLGARIIVDDFGSGYSNIDEIIKLEPQIIKLDGSLIRNIDKDQKQRNIASQLVRLCQVFNAKTVAEFVHNQQVCEIAEQMGVDYLQGYYFGEPKRLF, encoded by the coding sequence ATGCAAACATATACATTTCTCGCAAACACAGAGGAGCAATTAGAATCTCAATTTGCTCAGCGCGAATGGTGTGATAGCAAACAATACCTAGTTCAACTTTTCTCTACGCAATCACCGGATGTGGCTCGCCAACTTGCTAACGTGGCGCTCAATCGTTTGAGCCATGCGACGTTGATTGGTCAAAGTGCTCGTCATGTTATTTGTGATAACTGCCTTGAGAGTACTTGCACCTTAGTCATTGTTAGTGAATTCAACGAAACTCGATTAATCTCCGCGGTACAGCCTTTTACAGGTAACCCTAACCAAGATAGCCAAGATCTCGTATCTCAACTTGATCTATCGGAAGACACCAAAACTGTTATCAGCTTGTGTGATCAGGTTGAAGGACGTGATTACCCAATTTATGGTGCTTTCGAAAATCATTCCTACGCATTACCAGTGGCTGGTGGCTTGTGCCAGGAAAATGAGTTCGGCCGCTGGGTTATGCACAACGAGCAAACTTACCAACATGCCTGCGTAGCGGTTGCCTTGACGAACTCTAATTTAAAGGTGTGGTCAGACGCTTACTCCGAGTGGAACCCTATAGGGATGAAACTACGAGTGACTCATGCGATAGGGAACCGTCTGTATGCATTAAATGACAAGCCGGCGATTGAAGTATTTAAACATTACCTTGCCGATGGTAAAGACCTTCCTTTCAGTCAACTGATGAGTTTTCCGCTTTATCGCGAACTTGGCAGGAAGAAAGGGATATCAACACCACTTCGTATTAATGACGATGGCAGTATCGAGTTTGATAGCCCTTGGCAGATCGGTGAAGAAGCTCAGTTCTGCTATAACCACCCATCACTGACTGCCGAAAAGGTGCGTCATGGCGCTGAGATGCTTGCCATGCATCAACCTGAGTCTGTGATCATCTATAACTGCGTTTCTCGATTGGAGTTCATTGACAGTAAGTTAGAGCTCAAGCCATTTGAAGGGATAGTAAATGCATGTGGTGCTTACTGCATGGGAGAGCTTTATCGAACTGAAGAGCGACAAGATATCCTTCACCACAGTCTGACTTATATCGCGATGAGAGAGTCTGACGAGATTAATGAGTTTCACGCTGACGAATTTAAGTGTGGCTCTACGGTTTCACCACTGCTTAACTTAGTGCGTAACGCAGTGGCTGATCTTGATAGCATGAACACACAAATGGAGAAGAAACTCCATCAACAGGCTCGTCGTTTAACGGAGAGTTATCGCATTGATTCCCTTACAGGGCTACCTAACCGTATAGTACTAAAAGAACGACTCAATACGATTCTCTTTACTGAACATTTGTTGACTTTGAAATTGACTAATTTCCATCAAGTGAATGACAAGTATGGGTATCAAGTTGGTGATCAATTACTCTTAGATCTCTCCAACCACCTCGTAGAGCGTTTGCAGCTTCGAGTCGTTAAGAGGTCTAAGATCAAAGTTGAACTCTTTAGTATTGGGGTTGGAGAATGGGCGATTATCTTCAATACCAGTGCCATAGGAGCGAGGATAAAGGAGCGCTTTGTAGAATTTGCAGATGAAGTTGAACGTGTTAACTTCGAACCTTATGGCTTAACCGATATTGACTACCTATCGGTCTCGTTATGTGGCGGGTTTGCCAGTCGCTGTGACTTTTTGACTGATAATAGTGATGAAATCCTTCTAAAAGCGATTGAAGCACGACGTTATGGTGTTCGTAACAACACCCACATAACTAATGCCAAAGATATTCAGGTGAGTGAAGAAGAGCGTAAAGAACGGATTGGTTGGTTGAGCTGTGTTAGCCGAGCAATCTTAGATCAGAATATTATTACCTACTCGCAACCAATTGTTGAGGCGAGAACACATGAACTGATTGGTCAAGAATGTTTGGTGAGAATAATGGAAGCTGATGGAACGATTGTGCCACCAGGTAAGTTCTTGCCTATGATTGCCGACACCCATCTTTATACACGTCTTAGTCGCCACATGATTAAGAACACCATCGGCTATATGGCAGATAAGCAGAGTCCGTTCTCCATCAACCTTTCTCCGCAAGATCTCCTAAGTGATAAGACACTGGAGGTACTTGAGACTGCGATTAGTGGAATGAACGATCCCACTCGACTTGGGCTCGAGGTGCTAGAATCTGAGCAGATCAAAGATTATGGCCGTATGATTGAGGTGTGTGACCACTTCCGCTCTCTAGGAGCAAGAATCATCGTGGACGATTTTGGCTCTGGTTACTCCAACATTGATGAGATCATCAAGCTGGAGCCGCAGATAATTAAGCTCGACGGCAGTTTGATTCGTAACATAGACAAAGACCAGAAGCAGAGAAACATTGCTTCTCAGCTGGTGCGATTGTGCCAAGTGTTTAATGCCAAAACGGTCGCTGAGTTTGTTCACAATCAACAGGTTTGTGAGATAGCCGAACAGATGGGCGTCGATTACCTGCAAGGTTATTACTTTGGAGAGCCTAAACGGCTGTTCTAA
- a CDS encoding Cof-type HAD-IIB family hydrolase — MTIPALKDSVKIVASDLDGTLLAPNHQLSDFTKLTLKKLHEQGYTFIFATGRHHVDVAGIRQIAGIPAYMITSNGARVHDQNDQLMYSQNVPQELVQPVIDIVRQDPNIFIHMYQNEDWLLDREDEMLAKFHSESGFSYKRFEADNAPSDGIAKVFFTHPEQDHEHLVTFEKKLKEAFGDKLNVAFSTPWCLEVMAAEVSKGHALDAVAKSLNRTLDNCVAFGDGMNDAEMLAMAGKGLIMGTSHEKVMQALPDNEVIGSNADDAVAHYLEKHLL; from the coding sequence ATGACTATTCCTGCACTTAAAGATTCCGTGAAAATCGTTGCCTCTGATTTAGATGGTACGCTGCTGGCTCCCAACCATCAGTTGAGCGATTTTACCAAGCTAACGCTAAAGAAGTTACACGAGCAAGGTTATACCTTTATCTTCGCAACGGGTCGCCATCACGTCGATGTAGCTGGGATTCGTCAAATCGCAGGGATTCCGGCATACATGATCACGTCGAACGGTGCTCGCGTGCACGACCAGAATGATCAGCTAATGTATAGCCAAAACGTACCTCAAGAACTCGTTCAACCGGTTATTGATATTGTTCGCCAAGATCCAAACATCTTCATTCACATGTACCAAAATGAAGATTGGTTGCTCGATCGTGAAGATGAAATGCTAGCTAAGTTCCACAGTGAGTCAGGCTTCAGCTACAAGCGCTTTGAAGCAGACAATGCGCCGAGCGACGGCATTGCCAAGGTTTTCTTCACTCACCCAGAGCAAGACCACGAACACCTAGTGACGTTTGAGAAAAAGCTAAAAGAAGCATTTGGAGACAAGTTAAACGTGGCTTTCTCAACACCTTGGTGTCTGGAAGTGATGGCCGCTGAAGTATCTAAAGGTCATGCTTTAGACGCTGTCGCGAAATCTCTGAACCGAACGCTGGATAACTGTGTTGCCTTTGGTGATGGTATGAATGACGCTGAGATGCTGGCAATGGCAGGTAAAGGCCTAATCATGGGCACATCGCACGAGAAAGTGATGCAAGCACTACCAGACAATGAAGTGATTGGTAGCAACGCTGATGATGCCGTTGCGCACTACTTAGAGAAACACCTACTCTAA